One Maribacter dokdonensis DSW-8 DNA window includes the following coding sequences:
- a CDS encoding sensor histidine kinase, which translates to MNKKFHFLDDGGEMGRLMREKDWSLTPLGPPDGWPQSLRTTINILLNSPFPMLLFWGKTLKSFYNDAYRPILGDDGKHPKILGLNGKEAWDEAWEEVEPMLKVVTEKGESIWRENLLVPIFRNGRIEDVYWTFSYSPVKDEEGDVSGVLVIVTDTTEAVLAERRLKESERRFRELANLSPVWIWVTDKEINIQYANRALLDYVGIEKEEDFTGQVWVDVVHPDDLDLIYAGFGHAVENKTDFALEYRVKRHSSGKYEWFKVLGVPKYEKEEMVGFVGTAMSIDKQKSFADELKMEVENRTKELADSNIKLEAMNKELQSFAYISSHDLQEPLRKIQMFTEILLDKEFDKLSDSGKTKFKKIQSAAFRMQSLINDLLSYSRADTEQRVFEKIELENLVEDVKSDLGEELQKKNGKITLLNSSELEVVPFQFRQLVYNLLSNSLKYVKHDTAPIITIDTETISNAQIIDDNLLEGKEYVKITITDNGIGFEEHFSKKIFEVFQRLHTKQEYVGTGIGLAIVKKIVQNHFGYIGATSELNNGSIFTVVVPKQQ; encoded by the coding sequence ATGAACAAAAAATTTCATTTTCTTGATGATGGTGGTGAAATGGGTAGGTTGATGCGAGAAAAAGATTGGTCACTAACACCTTTAGGACCTCCTGATGGCTGGCCGCAGAGTTTAAGAACAACCATAAACATTCTACTGAATTCACCCTTTCCTATGTTATTGTTTTGGGGAAAGACTTTAAAAAGTTTTTACAATGATGCTTATAGGCCAATTTTAGGTGACGATGGTAAACATCCAAAAATTTTAGGACTAAATGGAAAAGAGGCCTGGGATGAAGCTTGGGAAGAAGTTGAACCAATGTTAAAAGTTGTTACGGAAAAGGGTGAGTCTATATGGAGAGAAAATTTATTGGTACCTATTTTTAGAAACGGTAGAATAGAAGATGTTTATTGGACATTTAGTTATAGCCCGGTAAAAGATGAGGAGGGCGATGTGTCTGGGGTTTTGGTCATTGTGACAGATACAACAGAAGCAGTGCTTGCAGAAAGAAGATTAAAGGAGAGTGAAAGAAGGTTCAGGGAACTGGCAAACCTTTCGCCAGTGTGGATTTGGGTAACCGATAAGGAAATAAATATACAATATGCCAACCGTGCGTTATTGGACTATGTTGGTATAGAAAAGGAAGAAGATTTTACGGGGCAGGTTTGGGTAGATGTGGTTCACCCAGATGATTTGGATCTGATCTATGCCGGGTTTGGGCATGCTGTAGAGAACAAAACCGATTTTGCCTTGGAGTATAGGGTCAAAAGACATTCAAGCGGTAAATATGAATGGTTCAAAGTGCTAGGAGTTCCAAAATATGAGAAGGAAGAGATGGTGGGCTTTGTAGGTACGGCCATGAGTATTGATAAGCAAAAATCATTTGCAGACGAGTTGAAAATGGAAGTGGAGAACCGTACCAAGGAATTGGCGGATAGCAATATTAAGTTAGAAGCCATGAACAAAGAACTGCAGTCCTTTGCCTATATTTCTAGTCATGATTTGCAAGAGCCATTGCGTAAGATTCAAATGTTTACGGAAATTTTACTTGATAAAGAGTTTGATAAACTGTCTGATTCCGGTAAGACAAAATTCAAAAAAATACAGTCCGCAGCCTTTAGAATGCAATCTCTTATTAATGATCTATTATCCTATTCACGGGCAGATACTGAGCAACGGGTATTTGAAAAAATTGAACTGGAGAATCTGGTAGAAGACGTAAAAAGTGATCTAGGGGAAGAGCTTCAGAAAAAGAACGGAAAAATTACTTTACTGAATTCTTCAGAATTGGAGGTAGTGCCATTTCAATTTAGACAGTTGGTCTATAATTTATTGTCTAATTCATTGAAATATGTAAAGCATGACACTGCACCTATTATTACCATTGATACGGAAACTATAAGCAATGCACAGATTATTGATGATAATTTATTGGAAGGTAAGGAGTATGTTAAAATTACCATTACCGATAATGGTATTGGTTTTGAAGAGCATTTCTCTAAGAAAATATTCGAAGTCTTTCAGCGCTTGCATACCAAGCAAGAATATGTTGGTACCGGTATTGGTTTGGCAATCGTTAAAAAGATCGTACAGAACCATTTTGGTTACATTGGTGCAACTAGCGAATTAAACAATGGTTCCATTTTTACTGTAGTTGTTCCTAAGCAGCAATAA
- a CDS encoding alpha-amylase family glycosyl hydrolase codes for MNTTITKSAGMGAIIDDGTVTFRVWAPNADKVFVAGSFNNWSEREIPLEIEENGYWSVVTDKASSGDEYKYFIEYDGKLLPRNDPYAFEVTNSNGNSVVRSLDFEWDDTDFKMPSWNKLVIYELHVGTFNRSSPDAVGTFENVIEKLDYLKGLGVNCIELLPVAEFAGGISWGYNPAHPFAIEQDYGGPDGFAKLVNKAHKKGIAVIMDVVYNHFGPSDVDLWQFDGWSENDKGGIYFYNDHRSDTPWGDTRPDYGREEVRQYLRDNALMWIEKYHCDGLRMDATSYIRYEGGGLGYDTEIEEGNILMRDINMEIREKYPHVLTIAEDLKGDSRVTDAVEYGGLMYGSQWDMNFVHPVREVIEDTHDEGRDLEKIVGALSFKYSNDAFSRVVYTESHDEVANGKARVPEEIQPGDAESDFAKKRAILGMVLTLTAPGIPMLFQGQEFIEDEYFKDTEALDWGKLEKHEGIETLISDIIQLRTGKMPGGKGLRSQHIEFLHVNNETKILAYKRFDANDPTEPVLIILNFSNQEYKDYGIGLNENQPFILKINAGSEIYDNAFSNMEVADVEFVDKVTDAKHFTGKMNIPAYGALIYTME; via the coding sequence ATGAATACTACTATAACAAAATCGGCAGGTATGGGTGCTATCATAGATGATGGTACTGTAACCTTTAGAGTATGGGCGCCTAATGCAGACAAGGTTTTTGTGGCAGGTAGCTTTAATAATTGGTCTGAAAGAGAAATTCCCCTTGAGATAGAGGAAAACGGATACTGGTCTGTGGTAACGGATAAAGCTTCTTCAGGAGATGAATACAAATACTTTATTGAATATGATGGTAAGCTATTGCCCAGGAATGACCCTTACGCGTTTGAGGTAACGAACAGTAATGGAAATTCTGTTGTAAGATCTTTGGATTTTGAATGGGATGATACCGATTTCAAAATGCCAAGTTGGAATAAATTGGTGATTTACGAACTGCATGTTGGTACTTTTAACAGGTCGTCACCAGATGCCGTAGGTACTTTTGAAAATGTCATAGAAAAGTTGGATTATTTAAAAGGTTTGGGGGTTAATTGTATAGAACTATTGCCTGTGGCTGAATTTGCAGGTGGAATTTCTTGGGGATACAATCCGGCTCATCCATTTGCTATTGAACAAGATTATGGTGGACCAGATGGTTTTGCCAAACTTGTGAATAAGGCGCATAAAAAAGGAATTGCGGTAATTATGGATGTGGTGTACAATCACTTTGGTCCTTCAGATGTGGATCTGTGGCAGTTTGATGGTTGGAGCGAAAATGACAAAGGCGGTATATACTTTTATAATGATCACAGAAGCGATACACCATGGGGAGACACCAGACCAGATTATGGTAGAGAGGAAGTACGCCAATATTTGCGAGATAACGCATTGATGTGGATAGAGAAATACCATTGTGATGGGCTGCGAATGGACGCTACTTCTTACATACGCTATGAAGGTGGCGGATTGGGGTATGATACAGAAATAGAAGAAGGAAATATATTAATGCGCGACATTAATATGGAGATTAGGGAGAAATACCCACACGTTTTGACCATAGCAGAAGATTTGAAAGGTGATAGTAGGGTGACGGATGCCGTAGAATATGGTGGGTTAATGTATGGCTCACAATGGGATATGAATTTTGTGCATCCGGTAAGGGAAGTTATTGAAGATACCCATGATGAAGGTAGGGATTTGGAAAAAATCGTAGGAGCCCTAAGTTTTAAGTACAGTAACGATGCCTTTAGCCGCGTAGTTTATACAGAATCTCATGATGAGGTAGCCAATGGTAAAGCAAGGGTGCCAGAAGAAATTCAGCCAGGCGATGCAGAGAGCGATTTTGCCAAGAAAAGAGCCATATTGGGAATGGTATTAACGTTGACCGCACCTGGTATACCCATGCTTTTTCAAGGACAGGAGTTTATCGAGGATGAATATTTTAAAGACACCGAAGCTTTAGACTGGGGAAAACTGGAAAAACATGAAGGAATAGAAACTTTGATCAGTGATATTATTCAATTAAGAACAGGAAAAATGCCCGGAGGCAAAGGGCTAAGAAGTCAGCATATTGAGTTTCTTCATGTCAATAACGAAACCAAAATTTTAGCTTACAAACGTTTTGATGCCAATGATCCTACGGAACCGGTATTGATTATTTTGAATTTTAGCAATCAAGAATATAAAGACTACGGTATAGGGCTTAATGAGAATCAGCCATTTATTTTAAAAATTAATGCAGGTAGTGAAATCTATGATAATGCATTTTCTAATATGGAAGTTGCCGACGTAGAATTTGTAGATAAAGTCACAGACGCCAAACATTTCACTGGAAAAATGAATATACCTGCGTATGGAGCATTAATCTATACCATGGAGTAG
- a CDS encoding helix-turn-helix domain-containing protein has product MVSEVFRKTMVAAGIDFEILEDGTIKLPEDLSNEKLESISKELKGFGIKIQTKENRDIVEEIKIYIKKMVYDGDIRNVKISELLSNQLGFSYPYLSNLFSSKTFTSIENFYILVRIEKVKELVLLENASLGEIAHDLNFSSVPHLSNQFKKVTGLTITQYLKFRKK; this is encoded by the coding sequence ATGGTTAGTGAAGTATTTCGTAAAACAATGGTTGCAGCGGGGATTGATTTTGAAATTTTGGAAGACGGTACTATTAAGCTACCTGAAGATTTAAGCAATGAAAAGCTTGAGTCAATTTCTAAAGAGCTTAAAGGTTTTGGAATAAAAATCCAAACAAAGGAGAATAGGGATATCGTTGAGGAAATCAAGATATACATTAAGAAAATGGTGTATGATGGGGATATTAGAAACGTAAAAATATCAGAATTACTTTCTAATCAGTTGGGTTTTAGTTATCCATATCTTTCAAACTTGTTTTCTAGTAAAACATTCACCTCAATTGAGAATTTTTATATCTTAGTGCGCATTGAAAAAGTGAAGGAGTTAGTGCTTTTAGAAAATGCAAGTTTGGGCGAAATTGCCCATGACTTGAATTTTAGTAGTGTACCTCATTTATCGAATCAGTTCAAAAAAGTAACGGGGTTGACAATTACCCAATACTTGAAGTTTAGAAAAAAGTAA
- a CDS encoding response regulator: MKSEMDKLKILLVDDDEDDRQFFADALEGIELNTDLHQLENGKSCMEFLLSDTKNTPDLVFLDLNMPIMNGFECLEAIRNTPHLKDLLVAIYSTSSAERDIEETFEKGANIYIKKPSSFSELKKSLKQVVKMNWAYHLNDFKKENFLLKI, from the coding sequence ATGAAAAGTGAAATGGATAAATTAAAGATACTCCTTGTAGATGACGACGAAGACGACAGACAGTTTTTTGCTGATGCGTTAGAAGGAATAGAGCTTAATACAGATTTGCACCAATTGGAAAATGGAAAAAGCTGTATGGAGTTTTTGCTTAGTGATACGAAGAATACTCCAGATTTGGTGTTTTTAGATTTGAACATGCCTATAATGAATGGGTTTGAGTGTTTAGAAGCCATTAGAAATACACCGCATCTTAAAGATTTGTTGGTGGCTATTTATTCTACCTCTTCTGCAGAAAGAGATATTGAGGAGACCTTTGAAAAAGGGGCAAACATTTACATAAAAAAACCTTCTAGTTTCAGCGAGCTTAAAAAGTCATTGAAACAAGTAGTTAAAATGAATTGGGCATACCACCTGAACGATTTTAAGAAGGAGAACTTTTTATTGAAAATTTAA
- a CDS encoding sensor histidine kinase — MVNNMVGSFFEDIVDGFNTALLYIEPETDVTSKSSAYIIKYANQKALDFFGKTTEVITDQNLTELSNVDGILTVANKVFTTKEPNTTHISINKNDGVFNYRVDAKCLNNGLLITLAELEPSYITDAESKLPLGTKQSRTHELEISNLFGVRVLDSNDSIICYLKPIFNNDGEVKDFRIDYLNNRMDEITNEEADKIVGLSILEYYPKNSENGVIEILKTCYATGENKEYTREFIFKEESFWLSTRAVKMNDGLILFSKDVTKEKKYENELFIQNRLLSEAEHVANIGSFRWNLEKEQIKYSDNVYRLFGYEPNEFDNQYDRLLTFLHPNDIEKVKTSFKEAKRKKSKTDQVFRVYTKSNKLKYMNTIGECYQKEGNWYMVGVIRDVTNQIEEESVLQIKNAELKRTNADLEAFNRVASHDLQEPLRKIQMFASRLHDEEEGRLNSRSQGYLDKIKYSSDRMRNLISNLLSYSKIDEVNEQPKRVDLNDVLNNVLEDLGERINELNAEIVTQNLPVVNGIQFQLEQLFANLIGNSLKYIREGVQPQIKIVSSVITGKNDSLETLLPNINYVKLQFIDNGIGFEKKYQEKIFEIFQRLHGKTEFTGTGLGLSICKKIVQSHNGVIHAEGEINKGTQFIVYLPTLI; from the coding sequence ATGGTAAATAATATGGTAGGCAGTTTTTTTGAGGATATTGTTGACGGGTTCAACACTGCACTGCTATATATTGAACCAGAAACCGATGTAACTTCAAAAAGTTCAGCGTATATTATAAAGTATGCCAATCAAAAAGCCCTTGATTTTTTTGGCAAAACAACCGAAGTAATTACTGACCAAAATTTAACTGAACTTTCTAATGTTGATGGAATATTAACTGTTGCCAATAAGGTATTTACTACCAAAGAACCAAATACTACACATATATCTATAAATAAAAATGATGGGGTTTTTAATTACCGTGTAGATGCAAAGTGCCTTAACAATGGACTTTTGATTACCCTTGCTGAGTTGGAACCTAGTTATATTACCGATGCCGAGTCCAAACTACCCCTGGGTACTAAACAATCTAGAACGCATGAATTGGAAATTTCCAATCTATTTGGTGTTCGCGTCTTAGATAGTAATGATAGTATTATATGCTATTTAAAACCTATTTTCAATAATGACGGTGAGGTTAAAGACTTTAGAATCGATTATTTAAATAATCGAATGGATGAAATTACCAATGAAGAAGCCGACAAAATAGTAGGGCTAAGTATTTTAGAATATTATCCAAAGAATTCTGAAAACGGGGTAATAGAAATATTGAAAACCTGCTATGCTACGGGAGAGAATAAAGAATATACCAGGGAGTTCATATTTAAGGAAGAATCATTTTGGTTAAGTACTAGAGCTGTTAAAATGAACGATGGTCTCATTTTATTTTCCAAAGATGTTACCAAAGAAAAGAAATATGAGAATGAACTTTTCATACAAAATAGATTATTGTCAGAGGCTGAACATGTGGCCAATATTGGTAGTTTTCGTTGGAATTTAGAGAAAGAACAGATTAAGTATTCAGATAATGTGTACCGGTTATTTGGCTATGAACCTAACGAGTTTGACAATCAGTATGATCGTTTATTGACCTTTCTGCACCCTAATGATATAGAAAAGGTTAAGACAAGTTTTAAAGAGGCTAAAAGAAAAAAATCGAAGACAGATCAAGTGTTTCGGGTGTATACGAAGTCTAATAAACTTAAGTATATGAACACCATTGGCGAGTGTTACCAAAAAGAAGGTAATTGGTATATGGTAGGCGTTATAAGAGATGTTACCAATCAAATAGAGGAAGAATCCGTTTTACAGATTAAAAATGCTGAGCTAAAGAGGACAAATGCTGATCTAGAAGCTTTTAATAGAGTGGCCAGTCATGATTTACAGGAACCTTTGCGTAAAATACAAATGTTCGCCAGTCGATTACACGATGAAGAAGAAGGGCGTTTAAATAGTCGTTCTCAGGGATATTTGGATAAAATAAAATATTCATCTGATCGAATGCGAAATTTGATAAGTAATCTTCTCTCATATTCAAAAATTGATGAGGTTAATGAGCAACCAAAAAGGGTAGATCTTAACGATGTTCTTAATAACGTACTTGAAGACCTTGGTGAGCGTATAAATGAATTAAACGCGGAAATTGTTACTCAAAACTTACCGGTGGTCAACGGCATTCAGTTTCAATTAGAACAGTTATTTGCTAATCTTATTGGTAATTCTTTAAAATATATTAGGGAAGGGGTTCAACCTCAAATTAAGATTGTAAGTAGTGTTATTACTGGCAAAAATGATAGTTTAGAAACTTTGCTACCAAATATCAATTATGTAAAATTACAGTTCATTGATAATGGTATAGGCTTTGAGAAAAAGTATCAAGAAAAAATATTCGAGATTTTTCAGAGACTTCACGGAAAAACCGAATTTACCGGTACAGGTTTAGGGTTGTCTATTTGTAAAAAAATTGTTCAATCCCATAATGGTGTAATACATGCCGAAGGGGAAATCAATAAAGGGACGCAATTCATTGTTTACCTACCTACCTTAATATAG
- a CDS encoding helix-turn-helix transcriptional regulator, with amino-acid sequence MQIVHNQLSYFNNVLGGSISSFQGDRILQYDNDKGTGRIQTVSLGSGISYTEYDMDLNQDFNFDLKLDENRSLYFVYCLEGNFRFTKGSDSQKVEALQTVVVGGSNDTINIKLRGASKSNLSIIKVTQDGSAIDNNNHQELYDQLFATFLNEDGEPHIGTFNLKIKEQLLQIRAITQVGLVRKLLIEGIVNFTLALEILHCKQDMENDGQVSTMLTKKELLRIEEAVNAIKRKPEYPYTVTDLSKEYGLSPTKLQEGFKVMEGTTVTNFIRNERLILAEELIQTSDMNISEIVYSIGFTSRSYFSKIFRNKFNCTPKAYLMNIRNVSLSA; translated from the coding sequence ATGCAAATAGTTCATAATCAATTAAGTTATTTCAACAATGTGTTAGGTGGAAGTATATCTAGCTTTCAAGGCGATCGTATTCTTCAATACGATAATGATAAGGGAACAGGTAGAATACAAACAGTCTCATTAGGATCAGGTATATCTTATACTGAATATGACATGGATTTAAATCAAGATTTTAATTTTGATTTAAAGCTTGATGAAAACCGTAGTTTATATTTCGTTTACTGTTTAGAAGGTAATTTTAGATTTACAAAAGGTAGCGATTCTCAAAAAGTTGAGGCTTTGCAAACCGTTGTAGTAGGTGGATCTAACGATACAATAAATATTAAGTTGAGAGGGGCTTCAAAATCCAATTTATCCATTATTAAGGTTACTCAAGATGGTAGTGCAATAGATAATAATAACCATCAAGAACTTTATGATCAATTATTCGCAACTTTTCTAAATGAAGATGGAGAACCACATATAGGTACTTTTAATTTAAAGATTAAAGAACAATTATTACAGATTAGAGCTATTACGCAGGTAGGCCTGGTAAGAAAGCTACTTATTGAAGGAATAGTGAATTTTACCCTTGCGTTAGAGATTTTACATTGTAAGCAAGATATGGAGAATGATGGGCAAGTTTCTACCATGTTGACCAAAAAAGAATTGTTAAGAATTGAAGAGGCGGTTAATGCAATTAAGAGAAAGCCAGAGTACCCTTATACTGTAACGGATTTAAGTAAAGAATACGGTCTATCACCAACAAAACTTCAAGAAGGGTTTAAAGTGATGGAAGGTACCACGGTAACCAATTTTATCAGAAATGAGCGTTTAATTTTAGCGGAGGAGCTAATACAGACTTCTGATATGAACATTTCCGAAATAGTATATTCAATAGGATTTACCAGTAGAAGTTATTTTTCTAAAATATTTAGAAACAAATTCAACTGTACGCCAAAAGCTTACTTAATGAACATTAGAAACGTATCTCTTTCTGCATAA
- a CDS encoding response regulator, protein MSKPILNVFLADDDSDDRTFFSDALREIPIPTKISEFNNGVDLMAELLSDTAAQPDVIFLDLKMPMMDGFECLADIRDLEKFTDIPVIIYSTSYHPKEIDRLEEMGASLYLQKPSSYNQLKTLLHKCLRYVKNTEGNIIDKEFVISI, encoded by the coding sequence ATGAGCAAACCAATTTTAAATGTTTTCCTGGCAGATGATGACAGTGATGACAGAACATTCTTTTCAGACGCTTTGCGTGAAATACCGATACCAACCAAGATTTCGGAATTTAACAATGGTGTTGATTTAATGGCAGAACTACTATCTGATACAGCAGCACAGCCAGATGTAATATTTTTAGATTTAAAAATGCCCATGATGGATGGTTTTGAATGCTTGGCCGATATTAGAGATTTAGAAAAATTTACTGATATACCGGTAATCATTTACTCTACCTCTTACCATCCTAAAGAAATTGACAGATTAGAAGAAATGGGGGCTTCATTGTACCTACAGAAACCCTCATCTTACAATCAATTAAAAACACTTTTACACAAATGCCTTCGATATGTAAAAAATACTGAGGGCAATATTATCGACAAGGAATTTGTAATCTCTATCTAA
- a CDS encoding response regulator codes for MIKDEVFHIYMAEDDMEDQQIFSDAIASLQENINITMFSNGLDLLNELQTKTLKPNVIFLDLFMPRLNGEESLTEIRKSTALDDIPVVIFSNLYDIDRISNLFQNGANRYLHKPNSFKTLTFALKRTIESIKNNTLGGTAIINYVE; via the coding sequence ATGATCAAAGATGAAGTGTTCCATATTTATATGGCAGAAGATGATATGGAAGATCAACAAATATTTAGTGATGCTATAGCTAGTTTGCAAGAAAATATAAATATTACCATGTTCTCAAATGGGTTAGATTTACTAAATGAATTGCAAACTAAAACTCTAAAGCCAAATGTTATTTTTCTGGATCTTTTTATGCCTCGATTGAATGGAGAGGAAAGTTTGACCGAAATTAGAAAGAGTACTGCCCTTGATGATATTCCGGTAGTTATATTTTCTAATCTGTACGATATTGACCGTATTTCAAATTTGTTCCAAAATGGTGCAAATAGATATCTCCATAAGCCTAATTCATTTAAAACGCTAACATTTGCTTTAAAGAGAACTATAGAATCTATTAAAAACAACACTTTAGGGGGTACGGCGATAATAAATTATGTAGAATAA
- a CDS encoding SDR family oxidoreductase: MENITIDKNQEQAKQPGNEFKMNPEPLTIRESYKGSDKLKNKVALLTGGDSGIGKSVAVHFAREGAKIAIIYLSEEKDALQTKMEIENEGGQCLLIKGDVKNEQFCKDAIDKTISNFGTLNCVINNAAMQFPTEYIEDIKIENLHTTFETNIYPYFYIVMAAMKHLKPGDTIINTTSVTAYRGSEHLIDYASTKGAIVSFTRSLSKSLAEKGIRVNAVAPGPIWTPLIPATFDGEKLEKFGKDVPLGRPGQPAEVAPAYVYLASEDSSYMTGQVLHINGGEVIGG, from the coding sequence ATGGAAAATATAACGATAGATAAAAATCAAGAACAGGCAAAACAACCCGGTAATGAATTCAAAATGAACCCGGAGCCACTTACCATACGTGAAAGCTACAAAGGCAGTGATAAATTAAAAAACAAAGTTGCACTACTTACTGGTGGCGATAGTGGTATCGGCAAGAGCGTAGCGGTACATTTTGCAAGGGAAGGCGCAAAAATTGCCATCATTTACCTAAGCGAGGAAAAAGATGCATTACAAACCAAAATGGAAATTGAAAATGAAGGCGGACAGTGTCTTTTGATCAAAGGAGATGTTAAAAATGAACAGTTTTGCAAAGATGCTATTGATAAGACCATTTCTAATTTTGGAACCTTAAACTGTGTTATCAATAATGCGGCCATGCAATTCCCTACCGAGTATATTGAGGATATCAAAATAGAAAATTTGCATACCACTTTTGAAACCAACATCTACCCTTATTTTTATATTGTCATGGCTGCCATGAAACATTTAAAACCTGGCGATACCATTATTAACACCACATCTGTTACTGCATATAGAGGGTCTGAGCATTTAATAGATTATGCCAGTACAAAAGGAGCAATTGTATCTTTTACCAGAAGCTTGTCAAAATCTCTTGCAGAGAAAGGTATTCGTGTAAATGCTGTGGCACCCGGGCCTATTTGGACTCCTTTGATACCAGCTACTTTTGATGGTGAAAAACTAGAGAAATTTGGTAAAGATGTGCCGTTGGGTAGACCTGGCCAACCTGCTGAAGTAGCTCCAGCCTATGTGTATTTAGCCAGTGAAGACAGTAGCTACATGACAGGACAAGTATTACATATAAATGGTGGTGAAGTAATTGGTGGATAA
- a CDS encoding four-helix bundle copper-binding protein — translation MAGKESMNECPNCCMQCVDTCLSTIKMLMADSPFSSKQAALCAEICEWCAKQCQQHDHEHCQLCAESCLACAKECRKLAA, via the coding sequence ATGGCTGGTAAAGAAAGTATGAACGAGTGTCCAAATTGCTGTATGCAGTGTGTAGATACTTGCCTGAGCACCATTAAAATGTTAATGGCAGATAGTCCTTTTTCTTCAAAACAAGCAGCGCTTTGCGCTGAAATTTGCGAATGGTGCGCAAAACAATGCCAACAACATGACCATGAGCATTGTCAATTGTGTGCAGAATCTTGCTTGGCATGTGCCAAAGAATGTAGAAAACTTGCAGCCTAA
- a CDS encoding DUF421 domain-containing protein, with product MKELFNTSWETVMLISISACGIYLAIIVFTRITGKRSFSKMSSFDFAMTVAVGSIIATTILSSSVKMIEGIVGLAMVYLLQISIAFARRNKTIQNLVDNSPLLLMDGEKIIESNLRKARVTESDLRSKLREANVTELSQIKAVIFETTGDISVLHKKDDAPLDLWIMKDVKRE from the coding sequence ATGAAGGAATTATTTAACACCTCTTGGGAAACGGTAATGTTAATTTCAATCAGTGCATGTGGCATATATTTAGCAATTATTGTTTTTACACGCATTACCGGAAAACGAAGTTTTTCAAAAATGTCAAGTTTTGATTTTGCAATGACCGTTGCCGTTGGATCAATTATTGCTACAACAATCCTATCTTCTTCTGTAAAAATGATCGAGGGTATAGTTGGCTTGGCAATGGTATATCTATTGCAAATAAGCATTGCATTTGCCAGAAGAAATAAAACAATACAGAATTTGGTGGATAATTCACCTTTATTACTCATGGACGGTGAGAAAATTATAGAATCCAATTTAAGAAAAGCCAGAGTTACAGAGAGTGATTTACGTTCAAAATTGAGAGAAGCCAATGTAACTGAACTCAGTCAAATTAAAGCGGTTATTTTTGAAACTACGGGAGACATTTCAGTTCTACATAAAAAAGATGATGCTCCTTTAGATTTATGGATTATGAAAGATGTAAAAAGAGAATAG
- a CDS encoding SemiSWEET family sugar transporter encodes MEEIIGIFAGIFTTIAAVPQIYRAWKTKKVDDVSPKMFFILILGVLLWTVYGVMKQDAPIIITNGISTLLNITMFILIFKYRKQEK; translated from the coding sequence ATGGAAGAAATCATTGGAATTTTTGCCGGCATCTTTACCACCATTGCGGCAGTTCCACAAATTTACAGAGCTTGGAAAACAAAAAAGGTAGATGATGTTTCTCCTAAAATGTTTTTTATCTTAATTCTAGGGGTCCTGCTCTGGACAGTATATGGTGTTATGAAACAAGATGCTCCAATTATTATTACCAACGGTATTTCAACACTATTGAACATCACCATGTTCATTCTCATTTTCAAATATAGAAAACAAGAAAAATGA
- a CDS encoding DUF6789 family protein: MELLLIFCAGILGTTIMTGFSHLVEFLSGYKFNEAHLLNQLIDLSKTFKGKVNNNYYLGWLIHFLIGSSMAAIMYVYYFHFNKDIVIWTGLIFGLALGVIGVAGWSMIISNHSNPPKINWTYFFLQLILAHMIFGITVSWVFARF, from the coding sequence ATGGAATTGTTACTTATATTTTGCGCTGGCATTTTAGGAACTACGATTATGACAGGTTTTAGCCACTTGGTTGAATTTTTAAGCGGTTATAAATTTAATGAGGCACATTTATTAAATCAGCTTATTGATCTTTCTAAGACCTTTAAAGGAAAAGTGAATAATAATTATTACTTAGGCTGGTTAATTCATTTTTTAATAGGCAGTAGTATGGCGGCCATTATGTACGTCTATTACTTCCACTTCAATAAAGATATTGTCATTTGGACAGGATTAATTTTTGGATTAGCACTTGGGGTCATAGGTGTTGCCGGGTGGTCAATGATAATTAGTAATCACAGTAACCCGCCAAAAATTAATTGGACATACTTCTTTTTGCAATTGATCCTTGCACATATGATTTTCGGTATTACAGTTTCATGGGTATTTGCAAGGTTTTAA